One region of Esox lucius isolate fEsoLuc1 chromosome 17, fEsoLuc1.pri, whole genome shotgun sequence genomic DNA includes:
- the taf4a gene encoding transcription initiation factor TFIID subunit 4 isoform X1: MDASSAESDSSAGHGQSNTVAVSANIIAPLPNHGGKVGTSAPQTLNGGNIMNFHNSGSAVSLTGSLSSSCTSSGSTSIAVTVVNNGPGLSNEHSSAEMSTSSNTVIQTSFVNSRNVVTTSQAASLATGPTVTLVRPSMQTAGAGTSLNGNTNTGLPAAVNVACQAITTTAPGMAIQTSLLNNGQSPSSVAVSATSHIIKAEAPKTIIQTAPGVVTNPSFQSAPRTPTPVTVAANPGAIRAIAPQVLAPRLPQTSPNQPNVQNIQLPPGMVLVRSESGQLLMIHQQTLAQMQAQSHSQGAMAPRPATPTSTAQVQITSVQAPGTPILSRQLAPTSTTIIKQGMSVPTCAPITTTLQRPPVLQVQSPVVVGGAATVTSLGTTQAGSTQRTATASPRTTATLATETMENVKKCKNFLSTLIKLASSGKQSEETVTNVKDLVKDLLEGKIEAEDFTSRLYRELNSSPQPYLVPFLKRSLPALRKLTPDSARFIEQSGLQQQTSAPTPQTVVLGSPPPRPAAPSMIPNLQPVNSKQGQPASLVLQPQQQGAMVRPLQMTPMVTLRGQHPHSRIVLGQPQVKRLPMVPMVKPGVLSGSKLSSGAASPATAVQQNKLKEAGGTFRDDDDINDVASMAGVNLSEESARILATNSELVGAVTRSCKDEAFLHASALTRRILEMGKKFGVSDLGPEVVSYVSHATQTRLTNLLEKVSEVAQQRNINLKEDSRYEQTSDVRAQLKFFEQLDQMEKQRREEQQREILMKAAKSRSRQEDPEQLRLKQKAKEMQQQELFQLRQKEANLTALAAIGPRKKRRTEAAAAAAGAEGSGSSPSASGSGSSGASRQFVRQRITRVNLRDLLFCLENERDTSHSHLLYRGFLK, from the exons ATGGATGCCTCATCGGCTGAGTCGGACTCTTCGGCCGGGCACGGCCAAAGCAATACAGTTGCGGTCAGTGCCAATATAATAGCTCCACTCCCAAACCACGGGGGAAAAGTAGGCACTTCCGCACCTCAAACTTTAAATGGAGGGAATATAATGAACTTTCACAATTCAGGAAGCGCAGTTTCCCTCACGGGTTCACTGTCCAGTAGTTGCACGAGTAGCGGCAGTACCTCGATTGCTGTCACAGTTGTCAACAATGGGCCGGGGTTGTCAAATGAACATTCGAGTGCAGAAATGTCAACCTCGTCGAACACTGTAATTCAGACATCTTTCGTTAACTCTCGTAATGTTGTCACCACGTCCCAGGCTGCGAGTCTGGCCACTGGACCGACTGTAACACTCGTGAGGCCGTCTATGCAAACTGCGGGAGCGGGTACGTCGTTGAATGGGAATACTAACACGGGATTGCCTGCGGCTGTCAATGTTGCGTGTCAGGCCATCACCACAACAGCACCCGGCATGGCCATACAAACTTCTTTGTTGAACAATGGTCAGTCGCCCTCGTCTGTGGCTGTCAGTGCAACATCGCACATCATTAAGGCAGAAGCGCCTAAAACAATCATACAGACAGCCCCTGGTGTTGTAACAAACCCATCGTTCCAGAGCGCACCTAGGACTCCAACTCCGGTGACAGTGGCTGCCAACCCGGGAGCGATCCGAGCCATCGCGCCACAGGTGTTGGCCCCTCGGCTCCCCCAAACATCCCCAAATCAGCCCAACGTGCAGAACATTCAGCTTCCCCCAG GAATGGTCCTAGTGCGCAGTGAGAGTGGGCAGCTGTTGATGATCCACCAGCAGACCCTGGCTCAGATGCAGGCCCAGTCTCATTCCCAGGGAGCCATGGCCCCGCGTCCTGCCACACCGACCAGTACTGCTCAAGTCCAGATCACTTCAGTCCAG GCTCCGGGGACCCCCATCCTCAGCAGGCAGTTGgcccccacctccaccaccatcatcaagcAGGGCATGTCGGTGCCAACTTGTGCCCCcatcaccaccacactccagagGCCACCTGTCCTCCAGGTACAG AGTCCTGTGGTTGTGGGCGGGGCTGCTACAGTCACTTCCCTGGGGACAACACAAGCTGGATCTACCCAGAGGACTGCCACTGCATCACCCCGGACCACTGCCACCTTGGCAACG GAGACAATGGAGAATGTAAAGAAATGCAAGAACTTCCTGTCTACATTAATCAAGCTGGCATCCAGCGGGAAGCAGTCCGAGGAGACCGTCACTAATGTTAAAGACCTGGTCAAAGATCTCCTG GAGGGGAAGATTGAAGCGGAGGACTTCACCAGCAGGTTATACAGAGAGCTCAACTCCTCACCTCAGCCTTACCTTGTGCCTTTCCTCAAG AGGAGCCTCCCAGCACTGCGCAAGCTAACTCCTGACTCAGCACGGTTCATTGAGCAGAGTGGGCTTCAGCAGCAGACCTCTGCTCCCACGCCCCAGACGGTGGTCTTGGGCAGCCCGCCCCCACGCCCCGCAGCCCCATCAATGATACCAAACCTCCAACCGGTCAACAGCAAACAGGGCCAGCCCGCCTCACTG GTGCTCCAGCCTCAGCAGCAGGGGGCGATGGTGAGGCCTCTTCAGATGACTCCCATGGTGACCCTCAGGGGTCAGCACCCCCATAGCCGCATCGTGCTGGGACAGCCACAGGTCAAACGGCTACCGATGG TCCCAATGGTCAAGCCAGGAGTGTTGTCTGGATCCAAGTTGTCTTCTGGTGCTGCCTCTCCAGCCACTGCTGTTCAGCAGAACAAGCTAAAGGAAGCTGGGGGCACGTTCAG ggACGATGACGACATCAATGACGTGGCGTCCATGGCCGGAGTAAACCTGTCAGAGGAGAGTGCCCGTATCCTGGCGACCAACTCTGAGCTGGTGGGAGCGGTGACCCGCTCCTGTAAGGACGAAGCCTTCCTCCATGCATCCGCGCTGACCAGGAGAATACTGGAGATGG GTAAGAAGTTTGGTGTGAGTGATCTGGGGCCGGAGGTTGTGAGCTACGTCTCTCATGCCACCCAGACAAGGCTAACCAACCTGCTGGAAAAGGTTTCTGAGGTGGCCCAGCAGAGGAACATCAATTTAAAG GAGGACAGTCGATATGAACAGACCAGCGACGTGCGTGCCCAGCTCAAGTTCTTTGAGCAGCTGGATCAgatggagaaacagaggagggaggagcaacagagagagatTCTGATGAAGGCAGCAAAG TCTCGTTCCCGACAAGAAGACCCTGAGCAGCTGCGGTTGAAACAGAAGGCCAAAGAG ATGCAGCAACAGGAGCTGTTTCAGTTGCGACAGAAGGAGGCTAATCTGACGGCGTTGGCAGCCATCGGCcccaggaagaagaggagaacagaggcCGCGGCTGCTGCAGCTGGAGCTGAG ggCTCAGGGTCCAGTCCCTCTGCATCTGGCAGTGGTAGTTCAGGAGCCTCCAGACAGTTTGTCCGGCAGCGCATCACGCGTGTCAATCTCAGGGACCTGCTCTTCTGTCTGGAGAACGAGAGGGACACCAGTCACTCCCACCTCCTTTACAGAGGCTTCCTCAAATAG
- the taf4a gene encoding transcription initiation factor TFIID subunit 4 isoform X2 — protein sequence MDASSAESDSSAGHGQSNTVAVSANIIAPLPNHGGKVGTSAPQTLNGGNIMNFHNSGSAVSLTGSLSSSCTSSGSTSIAVTVVNNGPGLSNEHSSAEMSTSSNTVIQTSFVNSRNVVTTSQAASLATGPTVTLVRPSMQTAGAGTSLNGNTNTGLPAAVNVACQAITTTAPGMAIQTSLLNNGQSPSSVAVSATSHIIKAEAPKTIIQTAPGVVTNPSFQSAPRTPTPVTVAANPGAIRAIAPQVLAPRLPQTSPNQPNVQNIQLPPGMVLVRSESGQLLMIHQQTLAQMQAQSHSQGAMAPRPATPTSTAQVQITSVQAPGTPILSRQLAPTSTTIIKQGMSVPTCAPITTTLQRPPVLQSPVVVGGAATVTSLGTTQAGSTQRTATASPRTTATLATETMENVKKCKNFLSTLIKLASSGKQSEETVTNVKDLVKDLLEGKIEAEDFTSRLYRELNSSPQPYLVPFLKRSLPALRKLTPDSARFIEQSGLQQQTSAPTPQTVVLGSPPPRPAAPSMIPNLQPVNSKQGQPASLVLQPQQQGAMVRPLQMTPMVTLRGQHPHSRIVLGQPQVKRLPMVPMVKPGVLSGSKLSSGAASPATAVQQNKLKEAGGTFRDDDDINDVASMAGVNLSEESARILATNSELVGAVTRSCKDEAFLHASALTRRILEMGKKFGVSDLGPEVVSYVSHATQTRLTNLLEKVSEVAQQRNINLKEDSRYEQTSDVRAQLKFFEQLDQMEKQRREEQQREILMKAAKSRSRQEDPEQLRLKQKAKEMQQQELFQLRQKEANLTALAAIGPRKKRRTEAAAAAAGAEGSGSSPSASGSGSSGASRQFVRQRITRVNLRDLLFCLENERDTSHSHLLYRGFLK from the exons ATGGATGCCTCATCGGCTGAGTCGGACTCTTCGGCCGGGCACGGCCAAAGCAATACAGTTGCGGTCAGTGCCAATATAATAGCTCCACTCCCAAACCACGGGGGAAAAGTAGGCACTTCCGCACCTCAAACTTTAAATGGAGGGAATATAATGAACTTTCACAATTCAGGAAGCGCAGTTTCCCTCACGGGTTCACTGTCCAGTAGTTGCACGAGTAGCGGCAGTACCTCGATTGCTGTCACAGTTGTCAACAATGGGCCGGGGTTGTCAAATGAACATTCGAGTGCAGAAATGTCAACCTCGTCGAACACTGTAATTCAGACATCTTTCGTTAACTCTCGTAATGTTGTCACCACGTCCCAGGCTGCGAGTCTGGCCACTGGACCGACTGTAACACTCGTGAGGCCGTCTATGCAAACTGCGGGAGCGGGTACGTCGTTGAATGGGAATACTAACACGGGATTGCCTGCGGCTGTCAATGTTGCGTGTCAGGCCATCACCACAACAGCACCCGGCATGGCCATACAAACTTCTTTGTTGAACAATGGTCAGTCGCCCTCGTCTGTGGCTGTCAGTGCAACATCGCACATCATTAAGGCAGAAGCGCCTAAAACAATCATACAGACAGCCCCTGGTGTTGTAACAAACCCATCGTTCCAGAGCGCACCTAGGACTCCAACTCCGGTGACAGTGGCTGCCAACCCGGGAGCGATCCGAGCCATCGCGCCACAGGTGTTGGCCCCTCGGCTCCCCCAAACATCCCCAAATCAGCCCAACGTGCAGAACATTCAGCTTCCCCCAG GAATGGTCCTAGTGCGCAGTGAGAGTGGGCAGCTGTTGATGATCCACCAGCAGACCCTGGCTCAGATGCAGGCCCAGTCTCATTCCCAGGGAGCCATGGCCCCGCGTCCTGCCACACCGACCAGTACTGCTCAAGTCCAGATCACTTCAGTCCAG GCTCCGGGGACCCCCATCCTCAGCAGGCAGTTGgcccccacctccaccaccatcatcaagcAGGGCATGTCGGTGCCAACTTGTGCCCCcatcaccaccacactccagagGCCACCTGTCCTCCAG AGTCCTGTGGTTGTGGGCGGGGCTGCTACAGTCACTTCCCTGGGGACAACACAAGCTGGATCTACCCAGAGGACTGCCACTGCATCACCCCGGACCACTGCCACCTTGGCAACG GAGACAATGGAGAATGTAAAGAAATGCAAGAACTTCCTGTCTACATTAATCAAGCTGGCATCCAGCGGGAAGCAGTCCGAGGAGACCGTCACTAATGTTAAAGACCTGGTCAAAGATCTCCTG GAGGGGAAGATTGAAGCGGAGGACTTCACCAGCAGGTTATACAGAGAGCTCAACTCCTCACCTCAGCCTTACCTTGTGCCTTTCCTCAAG AGGAGCCTCCCAGCACTGCGCAAGCTAACTCCTGACTCAGCACGGTTCATTGAGCAGAGTGGGCTTCAGCAGCAGACCTCTGCTCCCACGCCCCAGACGGTGGTCTTGGGCAGCCCGCCCCCACGCCCCGCAGCCCCATCAATGATACCAAACCTCCAACCGGTCAACAGCAAACAGGGCCAGCCCGCCTCACTG GTGCTCCAGCCTCAGCAGCAGGGGGCGATGGTGAGGCCTCTTCAGATGACTCCCATGGTGACCCTCAGGGGTCAGCACCCCCATAGCCGCATCGTGCTGGGACAGCCACAGGTCAAACGGCTACCGATGG TCCCAATGGTCAAGCCAGGAGTGTTGTCTGGATCCAAGTTGTCTTCTGGTGCTGCCTCTCCAGCCACTGCTGTTCAGCAGAACAAGCTAAAGGAAGCTGGGGGCACGTTCAG ggACGATGACGACATCAATGACGTGGCGTCCATGGCCGGAGTAAACCTGTCAGAGGAGAGTGCCCGTATCCTGGCGACCAACTCTGAGCTGGTGGGAGCGGTGACCCGCTCCTGTAAGGACGAAGCCTTCCTCCATGCATCCGCGCTGACCAGGAGAATACTGGAGATGG GTAAGAAGTTTGGTGTGAGTGATCTGGGGCCGGAGGTTGTGAGCTACGTCTCTCATGCCACCCAGACAAGGCTAACCAACCTGCTGGAAAAGGTTTCTGAGGTGGCCCAGCAGAGGAACATCAATTTAAAG GAGGACAGTCGATATGAACAGACCAGCGACGTGCGTGCCCAGCTCAAGTTCTTTGAGCAGCTGGATCAgatggagaaacagaggagggaggagcaacagagagagatTCTGATGAAGGCAGCAAAG TCTCGTTCCCGACAAGAAGACCCTGAGCAGCTGCGGTTGAAACAGAAGGCCAAAGAG ATGCAGCAACAGGAGCTGTTTCAGTTGCGACAGAAGGAGGCTAATCTGACGGCGTTGGCAGCCATCGGCcccaggaagaagaggagaacagaggcCGCGGCTGCTGCAGCTGGAGCTGAG ggCTCAGGGTCCAGTCCCTCTGCATCTGGCAGTGGTAGTTCAGGAGCCTCCAGACAGTTTGTCCGGCAGCGCATCACGCGTGTCAATCTCAGGGACCTGCTCTTCTGTCTGGAGAACGAGAGGGACACCAGTCACTCCCACCTCCTTTACAGAGGCTTCCTCAAATAG